In Vicia villosa cultivar HV-30 ecotype Madison, WI linkage group LG7, Vvil1.0, whole genome shotgun sequence, the DNA window GTTTGGTATATACTTTGTATTTAGAATTTGTGTCATATTTATGTTGTTGTCGTAGTTAGTGGTAAGTATGTTTCTTTGTGTGTACCGTTTTtcatttgagccatacatttgtttctgtttttcaaaacttaTTGACTCgtgatttttgaatttttgcatttgtttccttgagttagttgattcttgtttagggacaaacaagtttaagttaGGGGAAAGTTAACTTCCGAAGGACTGTGATCACTTCAAGGCACTGTTTCCAAATAATTATTTTCCCGACAATTTAAGAGCATAGAAAGAATTCGAATTTTGGCAATTATGTCAAAGAAATATGTTTGTGGCTGAGTTTGCTGAAAagtttgaagatatggctccttaTTCTAATAAAGCATTGTATGATCTGGATGAAAGGTGGAAGATTAACCAATTTATGTTTAGGTTGTGAGGGGATATTGAGCATAGTGGTGCACAACAACAGTTCAACAGTTATGTCAATATGTTGCAACAATGTTATGTTGCGGAGAATAGTTTCAAAAAGATTCAGGCAGAAAGAGATAAATCAAGGCAAGGTAAGAAGGATTCAGGTAGTCAGCAATTGAATCCTAAAGGTTCATCGACTAAAGTAAATGAACCCCGGGGTGTGAGACCGGTGTAACCACTGCAGTTACAAACGTGCAAGAGGCCTCATTTTAGGAGATGTCAATCTGGAGTATTAAGATGCTATCATTCCCTATGAGGGAGGACATATGGTAAGAGATTTCCCCATACAAAGGTTTAAGATCAGTTTGTGGTAATCTTCATAAATGATATCCTGATTTActctcgtactccacaagaacACGAGTAGTATCTTAGGATTGTGTTATCCATTTTGCAAGAAAAAAACCTCTTTGCAAAATTCATTTTAGGTAAATTCTTGATGTCGAAAGTCATGTTCCTTAGGCATGTTATTTCTCAAGTTGGTGTGGCAGTAGATCCATCAAAGGTAGAAGCAGTAATAAATTATGAAAGACCTAAGAATGCTTCTGGAGTTAGGAGTTTCTTAGGGTTAGCCAGGTTTATCAAATATTCATCAAGGGATTCTCTCAGTTGGGGTTGcctttgacaaggcatatttgCAAGGAAGTTCCCTTCAGTTGGAATTGGGAATGTGAGCGTAGTTTTCACAAGTTGAAATAAAATTTAACGAGGGATGCTCAAAGCGCAATTGATTGGTTTCTGTGCATTTTATATAACTAAAGCTAAATTAACGATTAacagttttatttaaaaaataaccaAGTTCCCTTTCGAATCATCAACTATATAAGTGAGATATCTCATGAGTGAAACCTATAATGACTCTATTTAAATTATGACCTTTTAAAAATACGATTTTACAACCCCACACCTCCCAGGTTAAGGAGTATCTAATAACAAGCCAACCTGCTTTGTCTGTATAAACCTCTTTGGTATATGGAGTATCTAATTGCAACTAGTGAATGTTTTATAACATGTAAATAAGAATACTTTTTCATAAAACACAATTTAACAACATTCCAACCTCccagataattttttttataggcaATTGAATTGAACTAGATCAAAAGGGTTGTTCTACCCAAATACAAAGTCAAAAGAAGAAACCCGCTACTCAAAACAACAAAGCGGAAGAACGTGGCAAACATGAAAATTATAACTTGAAGCAAGCTTAAGACTTGATTGTAACCACTTCCAAGAGCGAAACACTAACTCCGACATACAATCAAGAAAACTAAAACAACCATTGTTgaaaatgatgttgttgtggcTCGTCCAAACACTCCAACACGTTGCAAGCCAAATAACACTCATTATCCTCCTTTTGGCTAAATTCCTTACTTTGTCaaagaagaagggaaaaagcAAGAAGTCCTCCAAAGAGAAATCTACTATCGCTCCTATCCACGCGAAAACCTTCGACCAAATGTCCTTCAACACACGGAAGCCACCTAAAAGATGAAGTAAACTTTCCTCCGTCGTCGAACAAAACACACAAAGtaaattgttggcctctaaaatTCCTCTTTTGTACAATTGGTCTTTGGTAGCAATTCTGTTATGAATTATTCTTTAGCCAAAGAAAAGGAAATTTGAGGAAGTATTTACCTTCCACAAGAACAACGCAGCTTTTACGACCGAATCTATAATAGGAGGCCCGGACAACTTAGCATAGAACTAAGTATCTTTTGCAAAGTAATCCTCTTTGCCAGAAGCAACCTCTCAGGTACTAGGAGTATTCAATTGAGTTGACGAAGAATTTATAGCACTTAAAACTAACCTAATGGTAAAGATAATTCTTTTCACAATGTGAGATATCATTACAATTAAGGGAATTACTCATTCTCCATTTTGGAATGAAATGAAGTAATGAATCAAGGAATAAGAAAGGAGTTTGGTTGCTAGAGGCATACTATAAGGAAGACAATCCTTCATTTCTAAAAATTTTCCTCATCAAACCTTTGTAAACCTTCATCTTTTGGAAGCTAGTCATTTTCTTGACAATAATAAGGTGGGTTTCTAAGAATTCTATGATTAAGGTATTAATTGATGTTGGTAAAAAAACATTGGATATGCTTtactattaaaaattatatttttagtaGTTCATTTATTTGATTCAATCcttttaataaagtgtgtttaatTTGATTCAATGGCTTCTTGAATATTTGGAAAGTTTAAGAGGGGAAGGGGGTATTTTGATTTGGGGTGGATTAGGAGTGTCAAAAGGGGGAAAattgaattttgtttttattatcgaATCATGACTTGAGTTAAAACTAAATATGTATTCTTGATAAGGATCATGACTCGAGTTACTCGATTTTCCTTAGTATTTGAGAAACATGCTACGAGTCACAAAATTTGGTAACTCGAGTCATATTGGCTCAAATTTTTCAAATgtcattttctctctctctctctctctctctctctctctctctctctctctctctctctctctctctctctctctctctctctcaaacacCAACTTTGGTACTTTAAAGCAttggtctctctctctctctctctctctctcaaacacCAACTTTGGTACTTTAAAGCATTGGTTACCTCTAAAACTATTCTTGTGTTTACTTTCAAATATGCTTAGGTATTACTTTAGATTTTTAATCATGAGGATTGTCCAAATGACAGACCTCGTGTAGGCTCTCTACTAATTATTGAAAAGACCTTAAAAGGAGTAAACCCTTGGGACCCGAGCTCCCTTCCGCTGGGCCAACCATCTCGGGTTTTTGGTTTTATGTATTAATGTATATATCTCTATGAAAGTAAATATATTTATAGTTATCAATGATATACAGAAATGATATCATTGATATTTGAACTAAAAAGACCAAACGATTAAATTGGGTCTAAaaaattatcttttatttaaccgagattttttttaaatagttaaaCTTAAAGGATTCTAAACGAATTAATTGTGCTACAAAAATAGGTAATTGATTGCTTTAGGACAAGATCATACATCGTTGAAAAGAGGTATGATCATTTTTATCTATTCATTTTTACAAAttgatttgaactttttaaaacttttaaaCCAACATATgtgtttgaataaaatataaaaaaacgtATAGTTAGATAATCACTTATTTAATGCATTTGTCAAAAACAATTGGGTGATTGCGTAATTGCGTGAAAATACCTAAATTTTATAGATTTAGAATGTCGATAAGAACAAAGAAAAATGATATACCATTTAAAGAGTCGCATTCTATAATTTAGAGGAAGAAATTCCagataaaagaagaagaagaagattatatattttttattgattccAATGATGAAGCTAAATTATACTTTGTATAAGCTATTGCATAATATAGCTACATCAACTACAAAATTGCAGGTCTAGCAACTAATAGACTCATTATTCATCCACATATGAAGACCAATAACACATTATTGAGAAAGACAACCAACATTTGGAACAGTATTTGTAGCAGTTCCATGAGCATTTCTACAAAATGCAGAAGCCGTCTTCCCAGGTGATACAATATTGTTTTGATCCAATaaaatgtcataacatccagatGAACTGCAATTTAAATTAATAGCGAACACACAACTAGAAGTTCCGGTAAATCCTCGATATGTCACAGAACTCACGGGTATCGATGTCTCCTAATAATTAGAAGGTAAAAAAGATCAAAACAAAGATAGCAAACTAAGCTTGgaattagtatatatattatGTAAATAAAAGTAGTAAGCGATAAAATAGAGTAGAGTGAAATATATACATCGTCGAGACGAGCATTGTATCCTTGATCTATATATATTGGGTTCCTAACATTTTGAAGGATGATTTGCTCATATGTAATATTTTTCGCATAGCCTGTTCCACcctataaaaaaatcatttgcatGTAAAATTGAAAGATTCATGTTTTTTATcaactattaaaatatttaacttaattagTTACGTACTCACCGGAACTGTCTTGATTCTTGCTCCATTTTGAGTTTCCGTGAAAGTGCAGTTTCGTACATAAACATTTGAAACTTGATCATTAGGTCTCTTTTTTCCAAGGCTACCAACACTATTTAAATTATCATATCAAATAAAACAGGTTTAGTCAAAAAGAAtagaattttaatattaaaaatgagattaaaaataaattttaggtcGTGAATTGTATGATATCTTCTTATGGCAATTTGAGCATTTAACTTAAAAGAGATAATTTTTATAAACCTTATCCCATGTCCCGGTCCACAATAAACTCCAGTAGCATTGATAAAAGATGAGCCACCATTTATGGCAATACAATCATCacctatataaaaaaaatacaaagttaaaaaaaaaaagcattcataaataaatttttttacaaatgtaatcattttaagaataatctataaaaaaatacttttattttttcattttttactcATTTATAATATTTACTTATAATTGACTATTCCTCTTTTTtcataacaaaatcatgtttgtaattttgatgaaaaaacttaatttttttaagacaaaataaaagtttaaaataTGAAAGATAATACATAAAAACTAATTACCAGCTTTTATGTTGGAATCTTGTATCAAGACATAAGTGGATAAAGAAATATCAAATCCATCTGTGTTGGGACTCGTAGCAGGTGAATCAATGGATATACCAGAGAATGTTGCATGATTGCATTCATTAACAGATACATGAGCTTTTGGACTATTACTGATTTTCAGTTTATTAACACTGAGATCATTGCATGCATGAAAAGCCAATAACTGTATCAtcatcagaagaaaaaaaattacaaaatatattcACAATCAATCACTTCAAAATATTAAttactccttttttcttttgtggTGATTTGTTTTAGCACCTGTTAACATATCTATATTTTGTATTTTCCGGATTTTCATctctttattaatatattatttttcatttaaaaataataataataataataatactaataataataatagattaaTTACTATGCATTGTGAGTGTAAAGTTCTTTACACCGACAGTGCATCACAACCAttcacaaatattattttataaataataaaaaaaaaacttaaattttaaTAAGTATTTAACGATCACAATCCCCTGAGGGTGTAAAACTACTTTACAGTATTGGTGCATACAAAttaaattctaataataataataataataataataataataataataataatatgccaaagtgaataataaaattacaaattaCCCCAGGTCGATTGCAACTTATACAATCCCACCAAGTAGATCCATCTCCATCGATTCCTCCTTGATCATTACCATCAATTGTAAGTCCATTTACACGTTCAATGGTAATGAAATGCTCCCCACCTTTCCACCCATCTTTAGGAGGTGCAACTATTTGTCCTTCAAACTGACCCAAAAAAATGAATGTGATTTATTATATTATAGcaaatattttagaatatatacaattttaaaataaaaaaacaccaaATGAGAAAAGATAATATATTttgataatgatatatatttttctttaaagaaTCACATGCACAAACATTGTTAATAAATGTTGGATCAAGGTTGAATTAAATGTTAGATAATATATACCTGAATGAGAATTTTGGCATTGCAAGGACCATTAAAGTCTACTGTTGTCACCAAAAATGACTTTCCTGATGGTATAACTAATGTTGACATCCCTCCTCCATTACACGCTTTACTCCATGCACTTGCAAATGCCTACAATTCAACatacaattaaaaaatatatatatctaaaccctatttaaattattttaaaaaatgcaggaATATATACTTGTGTATCATCAGTTTTTCCATCACCAACTGCACCATACTCCATCACATTATAAATATCATTTGTGGTTCCAACATTTGATAGTGTACTTAGACAAGGTGaaataaaacaaagaatcaaaataTAAGTAATGAATCTTTGCATGTTGATTGGGGTGGAAAataaatttaccaagattatgagTTACTATGATTATTTGTGATGAAAATAGCATAGTGTTGTGGGGGTTAAATAGAAAATGCAGGGAATAAATTTTACTAAGAATATAAAAGACAAGGAAAAAAGTAATCGAAAAAATTATTTGAGTTATTGAAAAACTCAATAATAGATAGAAAATATTtaatgtatgaaattttaattatttttataatcattTAAATTACTATAATAAGGAAAATATATAATCTTTTTCGGAGTccttgttttctatatttgtttttaactttttttaaagttaaatatttatttaaagatataaaataaataaataagatattGGAGGACATTTATCTAACGTTGAAAAGGAACAAATATCTTTAAATTACCATAATTTTCTACCCCTTGTATTAGTATGATTCCTTGTATTAGTAtgatgtaatttaattttctttttcaatatttttttattagtagAGAATTGTGAAAAATAGATTTAGATAGTTCGGATAGGTAGAGAAAAGATTTGTAAATTTTATTGTTAGAAGAGTAGAATAGATGGAGTGAATTCAATCAATTAGAGGAAAAAGAAGagttaaaaatattataagagaaattattaaaAAAGATCTTGAGATTAATGATTTTGATAGAAATATTGTATTGAATAGAATATCATGCCGAAAGTTGATCCATTTAGTCGACTAGTGGAATAAGACTTGATTGTGGTTGTGTTGATATTTTTAATTTGTCTTAGACATTActttcactactacaaaaaacacatttaatCTCGATTACAGAAGTAATGTAGCGAAAGACGTCATAAAAAGCTTTCACTTAGCCCATCGATTATAAAAAATCTAGGGATAAAATTATATGTACATGGGTTTGATCCTTAGCAAAAAAAACTTATATTCTCAAAACTCGCTTAACTTATGCACAAAACTGAGggcaaagaaaaaaatttaaaaactcgttagattgtttacacaaaatatcaataaattaatttgtttaaaaattagtgttaaatatgtttttggtccctataaaattaccaaattttgtttTTCGTCCCTAATAAAAAAAGACATGTTTTGgtccccacaaaattattatgcacgtagttttagtttatactgttaaaccgatgtgtattttggaatgattattttacagacatgtttaaaaagttataaaatgttcctcgaaaaaaaagaaactcaaaattgatttttaagTCGAGAATTGCATTATTttttcattatcttttgaaattttaaaaaattcatatttaattcttcccattttaaaaaattatataatttagtaaagaaatattttgtagtattctaaacacgtattaatatatataaaccctatttaaattatttttaaaaatgcagGAATATATACTTGTGTATCATCAGTTTTGCCATCACCAACTGCACCATACTCCATCACATTATAAATATCATTTGTGGTTCCAACATTTGATAGTGTACTTAGACTAGatgaaataaaacaaagaatcaaaataTAAGTAATGAATCTTTGCATGTTGATTGGGGTGGAAAATAAATCTACCAAGATTATGAGTTGCATGATTATTTGTGATGAAAATAGCGTAGTGGTGTGGGGGTAAAATAGAAAATGCAGGGACTAAATTTTACTAAGAATATAAAAGACAAGGAAAAAAGTAATCGAAAAAATTATTTGAGTTATTGAAAAACTCAATAATAGATAGAAAATATTTAATGTgtgaaattttaattatttttataatcattTAAATTACTATACTATGGAAAATATATAATCTTTTTTGGTGTccttgttttctatatttgtttttaactttttttaaagttaaatatttatttaaagatataaaataaataaataagatattGGAGGACATTTATCTAACGTTGAAAAGGAACAAATATCTTTAAATTACCATAGTTTTCTACCCCATGTATTAGTAtgatgtaatttaattttcttttttaatatttatttattagtagAGAATGTTGAAAAATAGACTTAGATTTAGATAGTTAGGATAGGTAGAGAAAAGATTAGTAGATTTTGTTGTTAGAAGAGTATAATAGATGGAGTGAATTCAAACAAATAGAGGAAAAAGAagagtttaaaatattataagagaagttattaaaaaAGATCTCAAGATTAGTGATTTTGATAGAAACATTGTATTGAATAGAATATCATGCCGAAAGTTGATCCATTTAGTCGACTAGTGGAATAAGACATGATTGTGGTTGTGTTAATACTTTTAATTTGTCTTAGATATTATTTTCACTACTACGAAAAATACATTTAACCTCGAACGCAAAATGAATTTTACGTCGACTACAAAAGCAAGGTAACAAAAGGCGTCATAAAAAGCTTTCACTTTACCCATCGATTATAAAAAATCTAGGGGGGAAATTTTATGCACATGAATTGATCCTCAGCaaaaacttttttatattttcaaaactcaCTTGATTTATGCACAAAATCGAGGGtaaaaataaattcttttttttaaatactcattagattgtttacacaaaatattaataagTTAATTTACTTACAAATTATattatttacacaaaatattaaagtaaaaataatttgTTAGTGAAGGTAATATGTTGGATCTTCGAATCAATGAATCTTAATTTTAATGACAGGCTTCCTACTAAGAACCAACTAGCACGAAGGAAAATCATTCATAACGATCCTGATTTGGTGTGTTACTTTTGCTATGATCATGCTGAAGATTTGGAGCATTTGATGTTAAATTGTCAAGTTACTATGAGGATATGGGAGATAGTTCAAGCATGGCTTGATACGGTATTTATGGTAGGTGATGATTGTTGCAAAAACTTTTTGTTATGTATATTTAGATTTCGAGAAAAAGTGAGAAAAGATATGGTTGGGATGATTAGCTTGGCTGTGTACTAGTGTATTTGGACAGCAAGGAATGAGGTGGTTTTCAACGAAGGAATACTAGATGTTGATGATTTAGTTTTTAGGATTAAATTATTATCTTGGAGGTGGCTGGTTCTAGGTACCAAAAGTATGTTTCATTGTAATTTCTATGAGTGGTGCAAATGCCCACTTGATTATCTAAAATAATTTAGTCGGTGGGAGTCGTAGACTATCTTTATACTCGGCTTGGAGTATCCCTAGTAGTCTCATTTGAATCatttgcttatcaaaaaaaatgTTGGATGTGAGTATATTCTCAATGACTTTTGTttgcatttgtttctgatataaaacaaaaaaaattagataaataaaataaatattcaagttaTATGATTTTCTactctaataaatatttaagaacataAACATTAAAACcaaatatttaaaaacataaaccttaaaaccaaataaaatcaaatacttTTCCAAGCGTCTTTACGCTTCATGTTTCACGCGAATAATTAATGACATTGTCTTGAGCGTTAATACTTATTAAATGGACGACAAATATTTGTTTAACGATGGTGAATATCTTCAATAAACACGCTTAAATATTCCCTCGGTTATGACAAAAACCAAGGTAAAAAGTATTTCTTTTCACATACCCCTCAGTTTCAGTTAATATAATCGAGGTGAATaagcttttcttttatttttattttttaaaaattacattgtttatACAAAATGTTAAAATACATTGATTACAACAAATCCAGATTCATCATCGTCGTTGTTATTCTTGGAGTACAACAAATCTTTGTTGTTATCTAGATTTTGTTGCATATCATTTGTTTAAAGTTCAATGAATTGAATGCATACAACTTTTGATTAGTTATTTGTTCtaactattaaaaaatgttttttctgcacttgcaatcatcATACAAAACTTTTTCAAGTTTCTTTAAGATCCAAGAATttattatcttgagcaaatgGTGGATGTAGGTAGTTTGTTGTGGATTGATGTCTTGGCAATATCTCGAGCGTTGTTCCTTTATGAATATGTGGTATAGATTCGTTGTTGTAGCTGTGTAACAAAACCCCTCGGTTCTGTCTTAAAACTGAGGGGAAGggtattttcatttttaattaaaaaataaaataaggaaatctTTTAGTTTTAGTAAAGAACAGAGGTAataaatttcaacaaaaaaatggtgaatgataaaaaATTGAAAGTAACATATCATGtttccattttaattttttaccattcaccattttttttgcaatttaCAGCATGTTTaggaataaatttctcaatgttGTCAACCGAGAAAAGCAATGATGTTTTCTTTGATTGACAACAAATGAAGGTTATTCTAAAAATACAACAACATCAGCACTATTACGTGAGATAGAATGCAAGGACAAAAAGATATTTTGTACAAGATAGAAGAACATTGAACATTAAAGATTTTTTTGACTTGCAAttcatcccaaagaatgatgcataCGAGTTTGGAACGACTAAATATAAGTTGGGATTatagtaaaatttgtttaatgagtgcttttatagtaaGATATGATTATCTTATCCCTCGATTATTACAAAAACATAATGGATAGATCATTtagtttacaaataaaaaataaaataaatagtaaactTAATTGCATGATTAAACTGGATTTCAGGAAAGCTTAAGACACTGATATGGGACTTTATTACATGGACTCAATTTCCCTAGAAGATTCATAGCTCTCATCACACAATATGTTAGAACCCCAAAATTCTCCATAATGATAAATGGAACCATGAATGACTTCTTCAATACCAAGAAAAGATTAAGGCAATGGGACCCCATGTCCACTCTCTTGTTTGTGATTGGTATGGAGTACTTATCtaaaattataaagaaaattgGTGACATAGACACTTTCAAGTTCCATGAGAGATGTGAAGATTTAAAGCTCAATCATCTGAGCTTTGCTGATGATGTCTTGTTATTCTGCAAGGGAGACTTCACCTCAATATATACCGTGATGCAAGGCCTAACCCTCTTCCCCAAAACATCAGGGCTCCAACCTAACAAAGGAAAATTAGAAATATATTGTAGTGGAATGAAGGaccaaaaaattcaaagaataaCAGAAGCATCTAGTTTCAAGAAAAGTCATCTGCCTTTCAAATATCTAGTTATGCCAATAAATTCTAAGAGAATAACTGATATAGATTGACAAGTACTTGTTGAGAAAATGACTGCTAGAATAAGGACTTGGAGTTCTAGAACTTTATCCTTTGCAGGCAGGTCAATTTTGGTGAATGTTGTACTCCTCACAATACACACTTACTGGTGTCAAATCTGCATCATTCTTAAAAGAGTGTTGAAAGACATAAATTCCATCTGTAGGGCATACCTCTAGACATGCAAAACAACCTCTTGGAGTTCAAGTAGCATTGCATGGGAGTCCATGTGTAGACCAAAACATAATGGAGGCATTGGTTACAAAAATAGCTATGGGTAAAATATCGTTGCAATTGGAAAACATTTATGGTCTATAGCAATTCACATAGAAAATTTGTGGGTCAAGTGGGTCCACCATgtttactta includes these proteins:
- the LOC131618032 gene encoding probable polygalacturonase At3g15720 yields the protein MQRFITYILILCFISPCLSTLSNVGTTNDIYNVMEYGAVGDGKTDDTQAFASAWSKACNGGGMSTLVIPSGKSFLVTTVDFNGPCNAKILIQFEGQIVAPPKDGWKGGEHFITIERVNGLTIDGNDQGGIDGDGSTWWDCISCNRPGLLAFHACNDLSVNKLKISNSPKAHVSVNECNHATFSGISIDSPATSPNTDGFDISLSTYVLIQDSNIKAGDDCIAINGGSSFINATGVYCGPGHGISVGSLGKKRPNDQVSNVYVRNCTFTETQNGARIKTVPGGTGYAKNITYEQIILQNVRNPIYIDQGYNARLDDETSIPVSSVTYRGFTGTSSCVFAINLNCSSSGCYDILLDQNNIVSPGKTASAFCRNAHGTATNTVPNVGCLSQ